Proteins encoded within one genomic window of Felis catus isolate Fca126 chromosome C1, F.catus_Fca126_mat1.0, whole genome shotgun sequence:
- the RWDD3 gene encoding RWD domain-containing protein 3 isoform X6 yields the protein MAESAREELSALAAIFCGPGEWEVLSHSETDGTVFRILTKAEGLMGEDVPLELLFHLPVNYPSCLPAISVHSEHLTRAQSMTVKEKLLKQAENLLSEPMVHELVLWIRHNLRHVLNQPETGSGREKCTFATGTTVDGGLWMTLLHLDHMRAKTKYVQTVEKWASDLQLTGRLMFMGIPDSSENLQSRCGLKWKEMQREND from the exons ATGGCGGAGTCGGCGCGGGAAGAGCTCTCGGCCCTGGCCGCGATTTTCTGCGGGCCCGGCGAGTGGGAAgtgctgagccactcag AGACAGATGGGACCGTGTTCAGAATTCTCACAAAAGCTGAAGGACTTATGGGTGAGGATGTACCTTTAGAATTGCTGTTCCACTTACCGGTAAATTACCCGTCGTGTCTACCTGCCATCTCGGTTCACTCGGAACACTTGACCCGGGCCCAGTCCATGACCGTGAAAGAGAAGTTACTTAAGCAAGCAGAGAACCTTTTGTCGGAACCTATGGTTCATGAGCTGGTTCTCTGGATTCGGCACAATCTCAGGCACGTCCTCAACCAACCAGAAACTGGAAGTGGCCGTGAAAAGTGTACCTTTGCAACAGGCACGACTGTGGATGGTGGACTGTGGATGACTCTTTTGCATTTAGATCACATGAGAGCAAAGACCAAATATGTCCAAACTGTTGAAAAGTGGGCTTCTGATTTACAACTGACAGGAAGACTGATGTTCATGG GAATACCTGATTCTTCAGAAAACCTCCAAAGTAGATGTGGACTCAAgtggaaagaaatgcaaagagaaaatgatTAG
- the RWDD3 gene encoding RWD domain-containing protein 3 isoform X5: protein MIRQKEDHRLSTAVDPKTDGTVFRILTKAEGLMGEDVPLELLFHLPVNYPSCLPAISVHSEHLTRAQSMTVKEKLLKQAENLLSEPMVHELVLWIRHNLRHVLNQPETGSGREKCTFATGTTVDGGLWMTLLHLDHMRAKTKYVQTVEKWASDLQLTGRLMFMGKIILILLQGDRSNIKEYLILQKTSKVDVDSSGKKCKEKMISVLFETKVQTEHKRFLAFEVKEYSSLDELQKEFETAGLKKLFSEFVLGLVK from the exons AGACAGATGGGACCGTGTTCAGAATTCTCACAAAAGCTGAAGGACTTATGGGTGAGGATGTACCTTTAGAATTGCTGTTCCACTTACCGGTAAATTACCCGTCGTGTCTACCTGCCATCTCGGTTCACTCGGAACACTTGACCCGGGCCCAGTCCATGACCGTGAAAGAGAAGTTACTTAAGCAAGCAGAGAACCTTTTGTCGGAACCTATGGTTCATGAGCTGGTTCTCTGGATTCGGCACAATCTCAGGCACGTCCTCAACCAACCAGAAACTGGAAGTGGCCGTGAAAAGTGTACCTTTGCAACAGGCACGACTGTGGATGGTGGACTGTGGATGACTCTTTTGCATTTAGATCACATGAGAGCAAAGACCAAATATGTCCAAACTGTTGAAAAGTGGGCTTCTGATTTACAACTGACAGGAAGACTGATGTTCATGGGTAAAATAATACTGATTTTACTACAAGGAGACCGAAGCAATATCAAG GAATACCTGATTCTTCAGAAAACCTCCAAAGTAGATGTGGACTCAAgtggaaagaaatgcaaagagaaaatgatTAGTGTACTGTTTGAAACAAAAGTACAGACAGAACACAAAAG GTTTCTGGCATTTGAAGTCAAAGAGTATTCATCGTTGGATGAGTTGCAAAAGGAATTTGAAACTGCAGGACTTAAGAAGCTTTTCTCCGAATTTGTGCTTGGGCTggtaaaatga
- the RWDD3 gene encoding RWD domain-containing protein 3 isoform X2: MAESAREELSALAAIFCGPGEWEVLSHSETDGTVFRILTKAEGLMGEDVPLELLFHLPVNYPSCLPAISVHSEHLTRAQSMTVKEKLLKQAENLLSEPMVHELVLWIRHNLRHVLNQPETGSGREKCTFATGTTVDGGLWMTLLHLDHMRAKTKYVQTVEKWASDLQLTGRLMFMGKIILILLQGDRSNIKLLSKSSSSDFPSSNSQLISPVLCGTRQGKLLIIFYILKALQIT; encoded by the exons ATGGCGGAGTCGGCGCGGGAAGAGCTCTCGGCCCTGGCCGCGATTTTCTGCGGGCCCGGCGAGTGGGAAgtgctgagccactcag AGACAGATGGGACCGTGTTCAGAATTCTCACAAAAGCTGAAGGACTTATGGGTGAGGATGTACCTTTAGAATTGCTGTTCCACTTACCGGTAAATTACCCGTCGTGTCTACCTGCCATCTCGGTTCACTCGGAACACTTGACCCGGGCCCAGTCCATGACCGTGAAAGAGAAGTTACTTAAGCAAGCAGAGAACCTTTTGTCGGAACCTATGGTTCATGAGCTGGTTCTCTGGATTCGGCACAATCTCAGGCACGTCCTCAACCAACCAGAAACTGGAAGTGGCCGTGAAAAGTGTACCTTTGCAACAGGCACGACTGTGGATGGTGGACTGTGGATGACTCTTTTGCATTTAGATCACATGAGAGCAAAGACCAAATATGTCCAAACTGTTGAAAAGTGGGCTTCTGATTTACAACTGACAGGAAGACTGATGTTCATGGGTAAAATAATACTGATTTTACTACAAGGAGACCGAAGCAATATCAAG CTGCTTTCAAAATCATCATCTTCAGATTTTCCAAGTTCGAATTCTCAACTCATCTCACCTGTTTTATGTGGTACCAGACAAGGAAAGctgcttattatattttatatcttaaaagcGCTACAAATCACTTAA
- the RWDD3 gene encoding RWD domain-containing protein 3 isoform X1 produces the protein MAESAREELSALAAIFCGPGEWEVLSHSETDGTVFRILTKAEGLMGEDVPLELLFHLPVNYPSCLPAISVHSEHLTRAQSMTVKEKLLKQAENLLSEPMVHELVLWIRHNLRHVLNQPETGSGREKCTFATGTTVDGGLWMTLLHLDHMRAKTKYVQTVEKWASDLQLTGRLMFMGKIILILLQGDRSNIKEYLILQKTSKVDVDSSGKKCKEKMISVLFETKVQTEHKRFLAFEVKEYSSLDELQKEFETAGLKKLFSEFVLGLVK, from the exons ATGGCGGAGTCGGCGCGGGAAGAGCTCTCGGCCCTGGCCGCGATTTTCTGCGGGCCCGGCGAGTGGGAAgtgctgagccactcag AGACAGATGGGACCGTGTTCAGAATTCTCACAAAAGCTGAAGGACTTATGGGTGAGGATGTACCTTTAGAATTGCTGTTCCACTTACCGGTAAATTACCCGTCGTGTCTACCTGCCATCTCGGTTCACTCGGAACACTTGACCCGGGCCCAGTCCATGACCGTGAAAGAGAAGTTACTTAAGCAAGCAGAGAACCTTTTGTCGGAACCTATGGTTCATGAGCTGGTTCTCTGGATTCGGCACAATCTCAGGCACGTCCTCAACCAACCAGAAACTGGAAGTGGCCGTGAAAAGTGTACCTTTGCAACAGGCACGACTGTGGATGGTGGACTGTGGATGACTCTTTTGCATTTAGATCACATGAGAGCAAAGACCAAATATGTCCAAACTGTTGAAAAGTGGGCTTCTGATTTACAACTGACAGGAAGACTGATGTTCATGGGTAAAATAATACTGATTTTACTACAAGGAGACCGAAGCAATATCAAG GAATACCTGATTCTTCAGAAAACCTCCAAAGTAGATGTGGACTCAAgtggaaagaaatgcaaagagaaaatgatTAGTGTACTGTTTGAAACAAAAGTACAGACAGAACACAAAAG GTTTCTGGCATTTGAAGTCAAAGAGTATTCATCGTTGGATGAGTTGCAAAAGGAATTTGAAACTGCAGGACTTAAGAAGCTTTTCTCCGAATTTGTGCTTGGGCTggtaaaatga